In a genomic window of Candidatus Cloacimonadota bacterium:
- a CDS encoding TldD/PmbA family protein: MEKLLEMAKKVCDQAEIYYNEPNSSEVIFQKGELHDIESQLQSGMALRIIKDGKLGFSYTKNLIDREEFLQNALDSLKGGVKAEYSFPLTKDLPKLSTYNPRIEEVSSSKMVDECQKIADAILAKTNAELEIVGYKEINNIKILNSIGTDLQGKSGTNGYWINVIYPGGGAGLERVYDEKTPFSLSQDEVSKLIELYNKSSKEVNIQSGKMKVLYMPGSMYTLLWRLSSGTNAQSIFEDVSPIKKDIGKKIVSELITFYDDPLDDSVTGARSFDDEGVQTKRMNIIEKGVLRSFFYDLNYGKKLGVQSTGHGYRSSMWGGDPITMTPSPHLGHPRFELGNKSFEELVAMMDTGIILDGVMGAHSGNIPNGDYSVGVSPGLYVEKGEIVGRVKDVMVAGNVYDTLKKVIAIENKLHSCWGGIMPAILCNDISVSAK; encoded by the coding sequence ATGGAAAAGTTACTGGAAATGGCAAAAAAAGTCTGCGACCAGGCAGAGATTTATTACAACGAACCGAATTCATCGGAAGTAATATTCCAAAAAGGTGAACTTCATGACATCGAAAGTCAGTTGCAGTCGGGCATGGCACTTCGTATTATCAAGGACGGGAAACTCGGTTTCTCCTATACAAAGAATCTTATCGACCGAGAAGAATTCCTGCAAAATGCCCTGGATTCTCTTAAGGGTGGCGTAAAAGCAGAATATTCATTCCCTCTGACAAAAGACCTCCCGAAACTCAGCACATATAATCCCCGTATTGAAGAAGTGTCATCATCAAAAATGGTTGATGAATGCCAGAAGATCGCTGATGCAATACTCGCCAAAACCAATGCTGAATTAGAAATTGTGGGATACAAAGAGATTAACAACATCAAAATTCTCAATAGCATCGGCACAGATCTTCAAGGTAAATCTGGAACAAATGGCTACTGGATAAATGTTATCTATCCGGGCGGTGGTGCAGGTCTCGAAAGGGTGTATGATGAAAAAACACCATTCTCGCTCTCTCAAGATGAAGTATCGAAACTTATCGAGTTGTATAATAAATCATCCAAAGAAGTGAATATACAAAGTGGTAAAATGAAGGTGCTCTACATGCCGGGAAGTATGTATACGCTTCTCTGGCGTTTGAGCAGTGGGACAAATGCACAGAGTATTTTTGAAGATGTGTCTCCGATCAAAAAAGACATCGGTAAAAAAATCGTGAGTGAATTAATCACCTTCTATGATGATCCACTCGATGATTCTGTGACAGGAGCTCGCAGCTTCGACGATGAGGGTGTTCAAACGAAAAGAATGAATATCATAGAGAAGGGGGTCTTACGCTCATTCTTCTATGATCTGAACTATGGAAAGAAACTCGGCGTTCAATCGACAGGTCACGGTTACCGCTCATCCATGTGGGGAGGTGACCCCATTACGATGACTCCATCACCCCATCTTGGTCATCCCCGTTTTGAACTCGGTAATAAATCCTTTGAAGAACTCGTTGCAATGATGGACACGGGCATCATTCTCGATGGTGTCATGGGAGCTCATAGCGGAAATATCCCAAATGGTGATTACTCAGTCGGCGTCAGTCCCGGTTTGTACGTTGAAAAAGGTGAGATCGTCGGACGGGTCAAAGATGTTATGGTAGCTGGAAATGTATATGATACATTGAAGAAGGTAATTGCAATCGAAAATAAACTTCATTCCTGCTGGGGTGGTATAATGCCTGCCATTCTGTGTAATGATATTAGCGTTTCAGCAAAATAG
- a CDS encoding TldD/PmbA family protein, which yields MLSKLKHILQKADADYADIRYEIKKNTLITINGKELSNIGSTTTDGYVIRVLKNGGFTSVAFTREADAEKALKTAEENAELIGNTIEKPVKLAQVPIIKDTFIPELKDDPRDISIEEKLSLLRHYNDIPLSNEKVAMTNMRYFEVTREKYFLSSEGAEIHEDLITTGIGGGITSKEGNLVQNLRIGAGGSDGFYTLRDLESKFEDRTKIVVDLLKAEPVKAGSYNCILNQGLAGVFAHEAFGHFSEADIVESLPAMREKMQIGNKLGSDVLSITDNATLPNQLGFYKYDDEGVAVRKVNLLTNGVLTGRLHSRRTAAEFGEPISGHCVAEDYRYAPIIRMGNIFIEPKENTFEQLMAKLGDGLYILDPKGGQTSGENFTFGAQYGYFVKNGKKDKMIRDINMSGNLYQTLKDITSIGNDLELKQTGGCGKGQTNIRSCHGAPHILVKNVVIGGV from the coding sequence ATGCTATCTAAGTTAAAGCATATTTTACAAAAAGCAGATGCAGATTATGCTGACATTCGATACGAGATCAAAAAGAACACTCTCATTACGATCAACGGGAAGGAACTCTCAAATATCGGATCAACAACAACGGATGGTTATGTCATTCGTGTTCTGAAAAACGGCGGATTTACATCTGTTGCGTTCACACGGGAAGCCGATGCGGAAAAAGCACTCAAAACAGCAGAAGAAAACGCAGAACTCATTGGCAACACAATTGAGAAACCTGTTAAACTTGCCCAAGTACCAATCATCAAAGACACATTCATCCCTGAGTTAAAAGACGATCCAAGAGACATTTCTATCGAAGAGAAGCTTTCACTTCTGCGACATTATAATGACATTCCCTTATCTAACGAAAAAGTAGCAATGACCAATATGCGTTATTTTGAAGTGACAAGGGAGAAATATTTCTTGTCTTCAGAAGGAGCTGAAATCCACGAAGATCTCATAACAACCGGCATTGGGGGAGGTATTACAAGCAAAGAAGGAAATCTTGTACAAAACTTGCGCATCGGTGCCGGCGGTAGTGACGGTTTCTATACACTTCGAGACCTTGAAAGCAAATTTGAAGATAGAACGAAAATCGTGGTTGACTTGCTCAAAGCTGAACCGGTCAAAGCAGGTTCATATAATTGTATTCTGAACCAGGGACTGGCAGGCGTTTTTGCACATGAAGCATTTGGTCATTTCTCAGAAGCCGATATTGTTGAGTCTTTACCTGCAATGAGAGAAAAAATGCAGATCGGGAATAAACTTGGAAGTGATGTACTCTCGATCACTGATAATGCGACCCTTCCGAACCAGCTTGGTTTTTATAAATATGATGATGAAGGAGTCGCTGTTCGAAAAGTGAACCTTCTTACAAATGGTGTGCTGACCGGCAGACTGCATTCTCGAAGAACTGCAGCAGAATTTGGAGAACCAATTTCCGGACACTGCGTTGCTGAGGATTATCGCTATGCTCCAATTATAAGAATGGGAAATATCTTCATCGAACCAAAAGAGAACACATTCGAACAACTCATGGCAAAACTTGGTGACGGTCTGTATATACTCGATCCTAAAGGTGGACAGACCTCAGGGGAGAACTTCACCTTTGGCGCTCAGTACGGTTACTTTGTGAAAAATGGGAAAAAGGATAAGATGATCCGAGACATCAACATGTCAGGCAATCTCTATCAAACACTCAAGGATATCACGTCGATCGGAAATGATCTTGAATTAAAACAAACTGGCGGATGCGGCAAAGGGCAGACCAATATCCGATCCTGCCATGGAGCACCGCACATCCTTGTAAAAAATGTCGTAATAGGAGGTGTCTAA
- a CDS encoding phosphatase PAP2 family protein gives MDNLAKKTVLYSSIVLVLYLLFFFLLDRPISLWINNHLQSTWIFDAGTFLSYLADGSFIRIAVALCFIVILVFDPTIKHHWTRMLLYVALSAAIALVVGEGLKIFLGRHRPVMLYEQEKYGLHFFTKQWEMNSTPSGHSLRIFSILTALSLLFRKWVVVFVTIAVLVCLSRVIVTAHYPSDIIFGAYIGIFSALWTFKNCCAVYPDLPQYDYKT, from the coding sequence ATGGATAACTTAGCCAAGAAAACAGTGCTTTACAGCAGCATTGTTCTTGTTCTTTATCTTCTCTTCTTTTTTTTACTGGATAGACCAATAAGTCTTTGGATAAATAATCATCTCCAATCGACATGGATCTTTGATGCAGGAACTTTTCTTTCCTACCTGGCTGATGGATCGTTCATACGAATAGCAGTTGCGCTATGTTTTATTGTCATTTTGGTCTTTGATCCAACAATAAAGCATCATTGGACGAGGATGCTTCTCTACGTTGCCCTGAGTGCTGCCATTGCTCTTGTTGTTGGAGAAGGCTTGAAGATATTCCTTGGACGTCACAGACCTGTCATGCTTTATGAACAAGAAAAATATGGCCTTCACTTTTTTACCAAGCAATGGGAAATGAACTCAACACCATCAGGACATTCTCTCAGGATCTTTTCTATACTTACTGCTCTTTCTCTTCTTTTCAGAAAGTGGGTTGTTGTTTTTGTTACGATTGCTGTTTTGGTGTGTTTGAGTAGGGTCATCGTAACAGCTCATTACCCGAGTGATATCATTTTTGGTGCTTATATCGGAATTTTCAGTGCTTTATGGACATTCAAAAATTGTTGTGCGGTGTATCCTGATCTACCTCAATATGACTATAAAACTTAG
- a CDS encoding haloacid dehalogenase-like hydrolase, with amino-acid sequence MRKFVILFIAVSIVASCAVNKTSRSFDPLPSWNDGENKSRIISFVLNASDPQSHDYIPPQDRIATFDFDGTIFCEKPTYANFQVCIDHYRHAVQRDSALRTVQPYKAAVENDENYMNHHLVTFLTTDYLGKSQEEYISSVSAFMDTTIHAELRIPYKYLYYIPMVELIEYLLIQDFQVYITSGSMTGFLRGALKDRLPFEPSNIIGSRIELKYSYDDSVTSFIRQENIIHNNNANGKAEGIYTHIGKPPVFAAGNSMGDYEMLRFTDSPKHQTIALVINHDDAQEEYEYTYQDLLDLCRKNNWLIISMKEDFKHIFIE; translated from the coding sequence CTGAGAAAATTTGTAATATTATTCATAGCTGTAAGTATTGTTGCAAGCTGTGCAGTAAACAAGACAAGCAGGAGTTTTGATCCACTTCCCTCGTGGAATGATGGAGAAAACAAATCACGAATAATTTCTTTTGTACTCAACGCTTCTGATCCTCAAAGCCATGATTATATTCCTCCTCAGGATAGGATTGCCACATTTGACTTCGACGGCACAATCTTTTGCGAAAAACCAACCTATGCAAATTTCCAGGTCTGCATTGACCACTATCGTCATGCTGTACAAAGAGATTCTGCATTACGGACAGTTCAGCCATACAAAGCTGCGGTAGAAAATGATGAAAATTATATGAATCACCATCTTGTAACTTTCCTCACCACTGATTATCTCGGTAAATCACAGGAAGAATATATCAGTTCTGTCTCTGCTTTTATGGATACGACCATTCATGCAGAATTGAGAATCCCATATAAATATCTCTATTACATTCCTATGGTTGAGCTTATTGAGTATCTCCTTATACAAGATTTCCAGGTCTATATAACATCTGGCTCAATGACAGGTTTTTTACGAGGTGCTTTAAAGGATCGACTTCCTTTCGAACCTTCCAATATTATTGGTTCGCGTATAGAGCTGAAGTATTCGTATGATGATTCTGTAACATCGTTCATACGACAAGAAAATATAATTCATAACAATAATGCAAATGGAAAAGCAGAGGGCATATACACGCATATTGGCAAACCGCCTGTTTTTGCAGCCGGAAATTCGATGGGCGACTACGAGATGCTTCGCTTTACAGATAGCCCCAAGCACCAAACCATCGCACTTGTTATCAATCATGACGATGCCCAAGAAGAGTATGAATACACATATCAGGATCTTCTTGATCTGTGCAGAAAGAATAATTGGCTTATAATCAGCATGAAAGAGGATTTCAAACATATTTTTATCGAGTGA
- a CDS encoding HEAT repeat domain-containing protein, producing the protein MKFRNILGIMSVVLIILSCSSASISKKDREMLETEAFSVLDEAIQDSDYFVRSRAIDAMRDIADPSFVPALIDALYDPDDIVVMKAARALGTIGDTTAIPDLEFTLAVDPNFTAQKASAVALYRLGRKEEALEFIRAGLADESGYNRDIMLNELTFARSDDFIPMYIDMLNDSVGSVRDDAINAISLRNAKQAVPHLMEALTDPYLLIRLHAIVAISKLGDEAQLREALDITQQEIEKMENGNLDNVIEFNEYQLDAYKLLLASTLLLELQDTTYISYLYDLPVDLTSPTSLAATFFLASWGDENAIQKFSEFSDYWEVDIRSSVVELVSEIDEEWAWQLILKATQDPDDEVRETATRFLQFYDEKEVKEALINLLNDPNPDIKIEAALSLNELGDKNGVYAIQPLLQLEDWYVKIDAAKVILLILQNK; encoded by the coding sequence ATGAAATTCCGAAACATACTCGGGATTATGAGTGTTGTTCTGATCATTCTTAGTTGCTCATCTGCAAGTATATCGAAAAAGGATCGGGAGATGCTTGAAACAGAAGCCTTCTCCGTACTTGATGAAGCAATTCAGGATAGCGACTATTTCGTTCGAAGCAGAGCTATTGATGCAATGCGAGATATAGCAGACCCATCATTTGTACCAGCTCTGATTGATGCATTGTATGATCCAGATGACATTGTAGTTATGAAAGCTGCAAGAGCACTTGGTACTATTGGAGATACTACTGCTATACCAGATCTTGAATTTACCCTTGCAGTTGATCCTAACTTCACCGCCCAGAAAGCTTCAGCAGTTGCATTGTACAGACTCGGTAGGAAGGAAGAAGCATTGGAATTCATCAGAGCCGGGCTTGCTGACGAATCTGGTTACAATCGAGACATCATGCTCAACGAGCTTACTTTTGCTCGCAGTGATGATTTCATTCCAATGTATATTGATATGCTGAACGATTCAGTAGGTTCTGTGCGGGATGATGCCATCAATGCGATTTCTCTGCGTAATGCAAAGCAAGCAGTTCCTCATCTTATGGAAGCTTTGACAGATCCATACCTACTTATTCGACTTCATGCAATTGTGGCGATCTCTAAGCTTGGAGATGAAGCACAATTAAGAGAAGCTCTGGATATCACACAACAGGAAATTGAAAAAATGGAAAATGGAAATCTTGATAATGTAATCGAGTTTAATGAGTATCAGCTTGATGCTTATAAACTCCTCCTTGCTAGTACACTCCTCTTAGAACTTCAAGATACAACGTATATAAGCTATTTATATGACCTGCCTGTGGATCTAACAAGTCCAACGAGTTTGGCTGCTACGTTCTTCCTTGCAAGTTGGGGAGATGAAAATGCGATTCAAAAGTTTAGTGAGTTTTCGGACTATTGGGAGGTAGATATCAGGAGTTCAGTAGTTGAGCTTGTCAGTGAAATTGACGAAGAATGGGCTTGGCAATTAATCCTCAAAGCTACTCAAGATCCCGATGACGAAGTACGCGAAACAGCAACCCGTTTTCTCCAATTCTATGATGAAAAAGAAGTTAAAGAAGCACTGATAAACCTTCTGAATGATCCTAATCCAGATATCAAAATCGAAGCTGCACTTTCGCTCAACGAGCTTGGAGATAAAAATGGTGTATATGCAATTCAACCCTTACTTCAGCTCGAAGACTGGTATGTTAAGATTGATGCTGCAAAGGTGATTTTGCTCATCCTGCAGAATAAGTAA
- the corA gene encoding magnesium/cobalt transporter CorA, whose product MNNIISKHGTPSGSLIHVGKKKMEKVHITVMDYDADNYTEKTLNSVSECKKYVNTSSVTWINVDGVHDPAVMEDFGKVFNLHPLLLEDIMNTEQRPKVEDFGEYMYFVLKMLYRNDDDSICAEQVSIILGKDYVISFQERTGDVFDLIRQRIRNKKGRIRNFHADYLMYALIDSIIDHYFIILETVGESIEKLEDEVVKTPTPNTLQLIHRMKRMMMYLRKSVWPLREVINAMHHSESDLIDESINVYLRDVYDHTIQVIDTIESYRDMVSGLLDIYLSSISNKMNEVMKVLTIIATIFIPLTFIAGIYGMNFAFMPELQWKWGYFVTLGVMLIVMLGMLRFFRKRKWL is encoded by the coding sequence ATGAATAATATAATTTCAAAACACGGCACTCCTTCAGGTTCACTCATTCATGTTGGTAAGAAAAAGATGGAAAAAGTCCATATTACTGTCATGGATTATGATGCTGACAATTATACGGAGAAAACTCTCAATAGCGTATCAGAATGTAAAAAATATGTAAATACATCATCTGTTACATGGATAAATGTTGATGGAGTTCACGATCCTGCTGTGATGGAAGACTTCGGTAAGGTCTTTAATCTTCATCCTCTTTTACTTGAAGATATTATGAACACTGAACAGCGACCAAAGGTTGAAGATTTTGGTGAATACATGTATTTCGTACTGAAAATGCTCTATCGTAATGACGATGACAGCATCTGTGCTGAGCAAGTGAGCATCATTCTTGGCAAGGATTATGTGATCTCATTTCAGGAGCGGACTGGTGATGTTTTTGATCTAATACGTCAACGCATCAGAAATAAAAAAGGACGTATAAGAAATTTTCATGCAGATTATCTGATGTATGCTTTGATCGATTCAATCATAGATCATTATTTTATTATTCTTGAAACTGTTGGTGAATCTATTGAAAAACTTGAAGATGAAGTGGTTAAAACTCCGACCCCAAATACGCTGCAACTTATACACCGAATGAAGCGAATGATGATGTACTTGAGAAAATCTGTATGGCCACTACGTGAAGTAATCAATGCTATGCACCATTCAGAAAGCGACCTTATCGACGAAAGTATCAACGTGTACTTAAGGGACGTTTATGATCATACAATACAGGTGATCGACACGATTGAATCTTACCGTGACATGGTTTCAGGTTTGTTGGATATCTATCTTTCAAGCATCAGCAACAAAATGAATGAAGTTATGAAAGTCTTAACGATCATTGCGACGATCTTTATTCCGCTGACATTCATTGCAGGTATCTACGGTATGAACTTTGCTTTTATGCCCGAGCTTCAATGGAAATGGGGTTATTTTGTTACACTCGGTGTAATGCTTATTGTTATGTTAGGAATGTTAAGATTCTTTAGAAAACGAAAGTGGTTATAA
- a CDS encoding DUF4097 family beta strand repeat protein, which translates to MIKNFLETRTIDTKSNLRLNLESENVGFNIQGYDKEETALDVSLELKGDIPDNLTLEDLLKTDYNRKKNELSITLELPNNIHTIKAHIEILVPRKTTLVSKLSNGGLRLEELVGNHDLESRNGSIRVENNQGSLACKTRNGALKIEKCNGDIEASSKNGSITIRISEGRMNIDGENGSCKISRCKGTLALNLENGPIRVIEGGFESADLKNNNGSMYYEFLPTEKGKYSFMNKNGKILLIIPEEIEFAIRAENHLGNFRIGLDGDYDRQKTTDGQTIEMVNGSGNVKIDIKNKLGSIQLMKEPIQKDTHMDFTSFGDYISDVFDNIPFEEGIEQAKKAFSKAKDHIKNMNYDFSQTFEKTMETLEKNKDKIKAKIDEEIKDKKHAEELKKKFKETMESVKEAFHKHGEQKESMSESRMKILDMLEKGTISSDEAERLLKALGEDDE; encoded by the coding sequence ATGATTAAAAATTTTCTTGAAACACGAACAATCGATACAAAAAGCAATCTGCGGCTTAATCTGGAATCCGAGAATGTTGGTTTTAACATTCAAGGTTATGACAAAGAAGAAACAGCACTCGATGTGTCATTAGAACTAAAAGGAGACATTCCTGATAACCTTACACTTGAAGATCTGCTTAAAACAGATTACAATAGAAAGAAGAATGAACTGAGCATCACGCTTGAACTGCCAAATAATATTCACACAATAAAAGCTCATATTGAAATATTAGTTCCCAGGAAGACGACGCTTGTCTCAAAATTATCAAATGGTGGCTTGCGCCTGGAAGAACTTGTGGGAAACCATGATCTTGAATCAAGAAATGGCTCGATCAGAGTGGAAAACAATCAGGGAAGTCTGGCTTGCAAAACCCGGAATGGGGCTTTAAAGATCGAAAAGTGCAATGGCGATATCGAAGCATCTTCAAAAAATGGAAGTATCACAATTAGAATTAGTGAAGGAAGGATGAACATCGATGGGGAGAATGGTTCCTGCAAGATAAGCAGGTGCAAAGGTACGCTTGCCCTCAATCTTGAGAATGGTCCGATCCGTGTTATTGAAGGTGGTTTCGAAAGTGCTGATCTCAAAAATAATAATGGTAGTATGTATTATGAATTCCTTCCAACAGAAAAAGGAAAATATTCATTTATGAATAAGAATGGAAAAATACTTCTTATTATACCCGAGGAAATTGAATTTGCGATCAGGGCAGAGAATCATCTTGGCAATTTCCGAATAGGTTTGGATGGTGACTATGACCGACAGAAAACTACTGACGGACAGACAATCGAGATGGTGAATGGATCTGGAAATGTGAAGATCGATATTAAGAATAAACTCGGCAGTATTCAATTGATGAAAGAGCCAATACAAAAAGATACTCATATGGATTTTACGAGTTTTGGTGATTACATCTCTGACGTATTTGATAATATTCCATTCGAAGAAGGAATCGAGCAAGCAAAAAAAGCATTCAGTAAAGCAAAAGATCACATCAAAAATATGAATTATGATTTTTCTCAAACCTTTGAAAAAACGATGGAAACGCTCGAAAAGAATAAGGATAAGATCAAAGCAAAGATCGATGAAGAGATCAAAGATAAAAAACATGCTGAAGAGCTGAAAAAGAAGTTTAAAGAAACAATGGAATCGGTCAAAGAAGCATTTCATAAACATGGAGAACAAAAAGAATCTATGAGTGAGAGCAGAATGAAAATTCTTGATATGCTCGAAAAAGGTACGATCTCTTCTGATGAAGCTGAACGCCTACTCAAAGCTCTGGGAGAAGATGATGAGTGA
- a CDS encoding DUF2089 domain-containing protein yields MNNRLKQCPVCNSTLEIKEYHCPKCDTTIRGNFAVGDLASLSAPQQEFVKVFICAQGSIKEVEKALGISYPTVKNRLAEVIGVLCPSQQSKTQNLSESILDEIERGEISVDDAIKKLKKRS; encoded by the coding sequence ATGAATAATAGATTAAAACAGTGTCCGGTTTGCAATTCCACATTGGAGATTAAAGAATATCATTGCCCGAAATGTGATACCACGATCAGAGGAAACTTCGCAGTAGGTGATCTTGCGTCACTCTCTGCACCTCAGCAGGAATTCGTAAAAGTGTTCATCTGCGCACAGGGGAGTATTAAGGAAGTAGAAAAAGCACTCGGTATTTCGTATCCGACGGTGAAGAACCGGCTGGCAGAAGTCATTGGTGTACTCTGCCCATCGCAACAAAGTAAAACACAGAATTTGTCAGAGTCAATTTTAGATGAAATCGAACGAGGGGAGATTTCTGTGGATGATGCAATTAAAAAATTAAAAAAAAGGAGTTAA
- a CDS encoding amidohydrolase family protein: MAKQKVIKANVLFDGKKKYEQKYIVVEGRKIIDVTDKKLKADFEGWVTPALIDAHSHIGMDREGEPWTESETNDIINQILPLNNPIDSIYFDDRAFKDAVDFGVLYSCVVPGSGNLIGGQAMIIKNFGKNRDDAFMKAYGFKMALGYNPRSTTDWKGERSNTRMGVYSLLEKKLDEVLIKKEKADVSKDKKINELKAKFKKKDISKEDFEIDKKILEREYELGFSPEDKALLTLLSGQYTSKVHVHKDDDVLYLIHLADKYKIKCTADHTGDVFHKDIFNELAKNNIPVVYGPLGSVGYKVELKHAYYQNTKLLMDSRAFFGLMTDHPVIHTIALRDSLKFFMIQGMNEEDAISLITYKNAKILGIDDKLGTIEQGKLASIVVWDKNPLHLGAFPIMVMAEGKVLRKK; the protein is encoded by the coding sequence ATGGCTAAACAGAAAGTAATAAAAGCAAATGTTCTTTTTGATGGGAAGAAAAAGTACGAGCAAAAATATATTGTTGTCGAAGGTCGCAAAATTATTGATGTCACAGATAAAAAATTGAAAGCTGATTTCGAAGGTTGGGTCACGCCAGCTCTTATCGATGCACATTCTCATATTGGTATGGATAGGGAAGGTGAGCCATGGACAGAATCTGAGACCAATGACATCATAAACCAGATACTTCCTTTGAACAATCCGATCGATAGCATTTATTTTGATGACAGAGCTTTTAAAGATGCCGTGGATTTTGGTGTACTGTATAGCTGTGTTGTGCCAGGTAGCGGAAATCTCATCGGAGGTCAGGCTATGATCATCAAAAATTTCGGCAAAAACCGTGATGATGCTTTTATGAAAGCATACGGCTTCAAAATGGCACTCGGATACAATCCGCGTTCAACAACAGACTGGAAAGGTGAACGATCGAATACGCGTATGGGCGTATATTCGCTACTTGAGAAAAAACTCGACGAAGTTCTTATCAAAAAAGAAAAAGCTGACGTTTCAAAGGATAAGAAAATAAACGAACTTAAGGCAAAATTCAAAAAGAAAGATATCAGCAAAGAGGATTTTGAGATCGATAAAAAAATCCTCGAACGTGAGTATGAACTCGGATTCTCACCTGAAGATAAAGCTCTTCTTACCTTGTTGTCCGGACAATATACCTCAAAAGTGCACGTTCACAAAGATGATGATGTCCTCTACCTCATCCATCTTGCAGATAAGTATAAGATAAAATGCACAGCAGATCATACCGGGGATGTCTTTCATAAAGATATCTTTAATGAACTCGCAAAAAACAATATCCCGGTTGTGTATGGTCCACTTGGCTCAGTAGGATACAAAGTCGAGTTGAAGCATGCCTATTATCAAAACACAAAGCTTCTTATGGATTCAAGAGCATTTTTCGGACTCATGACCGATCATCCGGTCATCCATACGATCGCACTTCGGGATAGCTTGAAATTCTTCATGATACAGGGCATGAATGAGGAGGATGCCATCTCGTTGATCACGTATAAAAATGCAAAAATCCTTGGTATCGACGATAAGCTTGGAACTATTGAGCAAGGAAAACTCGCAAGTATTGTGGTATGGGATAAAAATCCGCTTCATCTTGGTGCATTCCCTATTATGGTCATGGCGGAAGGTAAAGTCTTAAGAAAAAAATAG
- a CDS encoding DUF1049 domain-containing protein — MKIKHILMIVLIIAVIIIVIQNSEQVSLTILFWNISMSKIIFYPLLFVVGFLVGVFTKSGSSKTNKGEKVGVIREY; from the coding sequence ATGAAGATTAAACACATCTTAATGATCGTATTGATCATTGCAGTCATTATTATTGTTATCCAGAATTCAGAACAGGTTTCGCTGACCATTCTATTCTGGAACATCAGCATGTCAAAAATCATCTTCTACCCCCTGCTTTTTGTGGTAGGTTTCTTGGTAGGAGTATTTACGAAATCCGGTTCGAGTAAGACAAATAAAGGAGAAAAAGTAGGCGTTATAAGAGAGTATTAA